The sequence GCACCTGGAGAAGGGGCGCGTCGTGATCTTCGGCGCCGGCATGGGCATGCCGTACTTCTCCACCGACACCACCGCCGCGCAGCGCGCCCTGGAGATCGACGCCGAGGCGCTGCTCATGGGGAAGAACGGCGTGGACGGTGTCTACGACTCCGACCCGAAGACCAACCCCGCCGCGGTGAAGTTCGACGCGCTGGAGTACAGCGAGGTGCTCGCCCGCGACCTCAAGGTCGCCGACGCCACCGCCATCACGCTCTGCCGTGACAACGAGCTGCCGATCCTCGTCTTCGAGCTCACCGCCACCGGCAATATCGCCCGCGCCGTCAAGGGTGAGAAGATCGGCACGCTCGTGAGCGACCAGGACACCCGCGCCTGACAACGGGTGCCTCCACCGGTGAGCCCCGGTGGGGCCGGGGCGTGGGACCGCCCCGGAAGATGGACAACGGCCTGCCGGTCGGACACCGTGCAGGTGAGGACGCGACGCAGGACCCGCCGGGCCCGCCGGGCCCGTTCAAGACACGCAGGAGCACGTGGTGATCGAAGAAACCCTCCTCGAGGCCGAGGAGAAGATGGAGAAGGCCGTCGTCGTCGCGAAAGAGGACTTCGCCGCGATCCGGACCGGCCGTGCGCACCCGGCGATGTTCAACAAGATCGTCGCCGACTACTACGGCGCGCCGACCCCGATCAACCAGCTCGCCTCGTTCTCGGTGCCCGAGCCCCGTATGGCGGTCGTGACGCCGTTCGACAAGACCGCGCTGCGCAACATCGAGCAGGCGATCCGCGACTCGGACCTCGGCGTCAACCCGAGCAACGACGGCAATATCATCCGGGTCAACTTCCCCGAGCTGACCGAGGAGCGCCGCCGCGACTACATCAAGGTCGCGAAGACCAAGGCCGAGGACTCCAAGATCTCGATCCGGGCCGTCCGCCGCAAGGCCAAGGAAGCGCTCGACAAGCTGGTCAAGGACAAGGAGTCCGGCGAGGACGAGGTGCGCCGCGCCGAGAAGGAGCTCGACGACACCACCGCGAAGTACGTCGCGCAGGTGGACGAGCTGCTGAAGCACAAGGAAGCCGAGCTGCTCGAAGTCTGATGAACGACTCTTCCTGGGGCGCTCCGCAGGGCGCCGGCCACCGGGTCGCGCCGGAGATGCAGGGTGCTGCGGCGGGTCCTGCCTACGATGTGCACGACGCCCAGCAGACTCGGCCCATGCCCATCGTGCCGGACGTTCCCGACGCAGGTAGAGACGCTGAAGACCGTGATCACCGGGACCAGGGGGCCGGACGCCTGAGCGGCGGCCCCCTGTTCCGCGACGAGAAGCCGCAGGAGCCCATGCCGACCGCGCCGCCGCCTCCCCCGCCTCCGCAGAAGAAGCGCGCGGGCCGGGATCTGGGAGCCGCCATAGGGGTCGGCCTGGGGCTCGGCGCCCTGGTCGTCGTCTCGCTCTTCGTCGTCAAGGCCGTCTTCGTCGGCGTGATCGTGATCGCCGTCGTGGTCGGCCTGTGGGAGCTCACCTCCCGGCTGGAGGAGCGCAAGGGCATCAAGGCGCCCCTCGTGCCGCTCGCGGCCGGCGGTGCCGCCATGGTCGTCGCCGGGTACGCGCGCGGGGCCGAGGGCGCCTGGATCGCCATGGCCCTGACCGCCCTGGCGGTGCTCGTCTGGCGCATGGCGCAGCCGCCCGAGGACTACCTCAGAGACGTCACGGCGGGCATCTTCGCCGCGTTCTACGTGCCCTTCCTGGCCACCTTCGTCGCCATGCTCCTGACCGCCGACGACGGGCCGCAGCGGGTGCTCACCTTCCTGCTGCTGACCGTGGTCAGTGACACGGGGGCGTACGCGGTCGGCTGGCGGTTCGGCAAGCACAAGCTCGCGCCGCGCATCAGCCCCGGCAAGACACGCGAGGGCCTGTTCGGGGCGGTCGGCTTCGCCATGGCGGCCGGTGCGCTGTGCATGCAGTTCCTGATCGACGGCGGTTCCTGGTGGCAGGGGCTGCTGCTGGGCCTCGCCGTCGCGGCCAGCGCCACGCTGGGCGACCTGGGCGAGTCCATGATCAAGCGTGACCTCGGCATCAAGGACATGGGAACGCTGCTGCCCGGCCACGGCGGGATCATGGACCGGCTGGACTCGCTGCTGCCGACCGCCCCGGTGGTCTGGCTGCTGCTCGTCCTCTTCGTCGGCTCCGGCTGACCGGCTCCGGCCTGCGGTTTTCCGTACGAAGGCCCGCCGTCCACAGGACGGCGGGCCTTCGCCGTTCCGTCTGCGACACTGGAAGAACCATGCCTAAGCCCGGAGAACTCACTTTCGTCGCGCCCCGCGGAGCCAAGAAGCCGCCGCGGCACCTCGCCGACCTCACGCCCGCCGAGCGCAGGGAGGCCGTCGCCGCGATCGGCGAGAAGCCGTTCCGCGCCCAGCAGCTCTCGCAGCACTACTTCGCGCGGTACGCGCACGACCCGGCCGAGTGGACCAACATCCCGGCCGGATCGCGGGACAAGCTCGCCGAGGCGATGTTCCCCGACCTGATGTCCGTCGTCCGGCACATCAGCTGCGACGACGACACCACCCGTAAGACCCTGTGGAAGCTGCACGACGGGACGCTGGTCGAGTCCGTTCTGATGCGCTACCCGGAGCGGGTCACGATGTGCATCTCCTCGCAGGCCGGCTGCGGGATGAACTGCCCGTTCTGCGCGACCGGGCAGGCCGGTCTCGACCGCAACCTGTCCACCGCGGAGATCGTCCACCAGATCGTGGACGGGATGCGCGCGCTGCGTGACGGCGAGGTCCCCGGCGGCCCCGCCCGGCTGTCCAACATCGTGTTCATGGGCATGGGCGAGCCGCTGGCCAACTACAACCGCGTCGTCGGCGCGATCCGTCGGCTGACCGACCCCGAGCCCGACGGCCTCGGTCTCTCGCAGCGCGGGATCACCGTCTCCACCGTCGGCCTGGTGCCCGCGATGCTGCGGTTCGCCGACGAGGGCTTCAAGTGCCGCCTCGCGGTCTCGCTGCACGCCCCGGACGACGAGCTGCGCGACACCCTCGTGCCGGTCAACACCCGGTGGAACGTGCGCGAGGTGCTGGACGCCGCGTGGGAGTACGCGGAGAAGTCCGGCCGCCGCATCTCCATCGAGTACGCCCTGATCCGCGACATCAACGACCAGGCCTGGCGCGGCGACCTGCTGGGCCGCCTGCTCAAGGGCAAGCGCGTCCACGTCAACCTGATCCCGCTGAACCCGACCCCCGGCTCCAAGTGGACCGCGTCGCGGCCCGAGGACGAGCGGGCGTTCGTCGAGGCGATCGCGAGCCACGGCGTGCCGGTCACCGTCCGGGACACCCGGGGCCAGGAGATCGACGGTGCCTGCGGGCAGCTGGCGGCCTCCGAGCGCTGAGGACGGGCGGCCCGGGGCACCCGGAACCCCGGCCGAAAACGGGCGTGTAGCCTGGGGCCGAAATCAACTGCATATTCCGACAGGGGAGCGCCACAGCGCTGAGAGTGCGGCACCAAGGACAGGTTGGCCGCAGACCCTCTGAACCTCGCCCGGGTCATTCCGGGTAGGAAGTTCGGACCATACTCAAGCTGTTGCGCCCTGCCCGCTTCCGGTTCCCACCGGTGCGGGCAGGGCCGCGTCTCTTCCTGGTCACTCCAGGAGGAATCACACATGAGCACCACCCAGAAGGCCGCGGTGGCGGCCGTCGCCGCCGCGCTCGGCGTCACCGCGCTCGCCGGCTGCGGAAGTTCCGACGACGCGGCGCCCGGTTCCGGATCCGGTTCCACCAAGGGTTCCGGCTCCAAGACCGTCACGCTGGTCAGCCACGACTCCTTCAACGCCTCCAAGGACGTCCTGAAGGAGTTCACCCGGGAGACCGGCTACACCGTCAAGGTCCTCAAGAGCGGTGACGCCGGCGCCGCCCTGAACCAGGAGATCCTGACGAAGGGCTCCCCGCGCGGCGACGTGTTCTTCGGCGTCGACAACACCCTGCTCTCCCGCGCCCTCGACAACGGCCTCTTCACCCCGTACGAGGCGAAGGGGCTGGACCGGGTCCCGGCCGATGTCCAGCTGGACGCGGACAAGCACCGGGTCACCCCGGTCGACACCGGCGACATCTGCGTCAACTACGACAAGAAGTACTTCGCCGACAAGAAGCTCGCCCCGCCGAAGACCTTCGCCGACCTGGCGAAGCCCGCGTACAGGAATCTGCTCGTCACCGAGAACGCCGCGACCTCCTCGCCCGGCCTCGGCTTCCTCCTCGGCACCGTCTCCGCGTACGGCGAGGACGGGTACCAGGACTACTGGAAGAAGCTGAAGGACAACGGCGTCAAGGTCGTCGACGGCTGGGAGCAGGCGTACAACGAGGAGTTCTCCGGCTCCGCGGGCGGCAAGAAGGCCAAGGCCGACCGGCCGCTCGTCGTCAGCTACGCCTCCAGCCCGCCCGTCGAGGTGCTGTACGCCGATCCGCAGCCCAAGACGGCCCCGACCGGGGTCGCCACCGGGACGTGCTTCCGCCAGATCGAGTTCGCAGGCCTGCTGGACGGGGCGAAGAACGAGGCAGGCGGCAAGGCGCTGCTGGACTTCCTGATCGGGAAGAAGTTCCAGGAGGACATGCCGCTCACCATGTTCGTCAGCCCGGTCGCGAAGGACGCGAAGGTGCCGGAGCTCTTCACGAAGTTCGGTGCCACCGCCGACAAGCCGGCGACCGTCGCCCCGGACACCATCGCCAAGAACCGTGAGCAGTGGGTCCAGTCATGGTCCTCGCTCGTAGTGAAGTAGCGAAGACCCCCGTACGCGGACCGGGCGCGCGCGGGAGGTCCGCCCGCGCCCGGTCCCGGCGCGGGAGCGCGGTGCGGCTCGGTCTGATGGCCGTGCCCGTCGCGTTCTTCGCGGTGTTCTTCGCCTACCCGGTCGCCGCGATCGTCGGCCGGGGGCTCAAGGCGGACGGCGTCTGGCAGTTCGGCCGGTTCGGCGAGGTGCTGGCGCGGCCGGAGATCCGCGAGGTGCTGTGGTTCACGCTGTGGCAGGCGCTCGCCTCGACGGCGCTGACCCTGCTGATCGCGCTGCCCGGCGCCTATGTCTTCGCCCGGTTCGACTTCCCCGGCAAGCAGGTGCTGCGCGCCGTCGTCACGGTGCCGTTCGTGCTGCCGACCGTCGTCGTGGGCACCGCCTTCCTCGCGCTGCTCGGCCGCGGCGGGCTGCTGGACGAGCTGTGGGGCGTACGGCTCGACACCACGGTGTGGGCGATCCTGCTGGCCCACGTGTTCTTCAACTACGCGGTCGTCGTCCGCACCGTCGGCGGGCTCTGGGCGCAACTCGACCCGCGCCAGGAGGAGGCCGCCCGGGTGCTGGGCGCCGGCAGGTTCGCCGCCTGGCGGCGCGTCACGCTGCCCGCGCTCGCCCCGGCGGTGGCCGCCGCCGCGCTGATGGTCTTCCTCTTCACCTTCACCTCCTTCGGGGTCGTGCAGATCCTCGGCGGGCCCGGATTCTCCACGCTGGAGGTGGAGATCTACCGGCAGACCGCGCAGCTGCTCGCCCTGCCCACGGCGGCCGTGCTGACGCTCGTGCAGTTCGCCGCCGTAGGCGCGATCCTCGCCGTGCACGCCTGGACCGTACGCCGCAGGGAGCGCGCGCTGAAGCTGGTCGACCCGGCGCAGACGGCGCGCAGGCCGAGCGGAGCCGGGCAGTGGACGCTGCTCGCGGGAGTGCTGCTGAGCGTGCTCCTTCTGATCCTGCTGCCCCTCGCCGTGCTGGTGGAACGCTCGCTCGGCGGTGCCGGGTTCGCCTACTACCGCGCGCTCACCTCGGCGGACGCCAACAGCGGTACGTTTCTCGTCGCGCCCATCGAGGCGATCGGGAACTCGCTGCGCTACGCCGTCGTCGCGACGCTGATCGCGCTGGTCGTCGGGGGCCTGGCCGCCGCCGCGCTCACCCGGCGGGCCGGCCGGCTCGTCCGGGGCTTCGACGCGCTGCTGATGCTGCCGCTCGGGGTCTCCGCGGTCACCGTCGGCTTCGGGTTCCTGATCACCCTGGACAAGCCGCCGCTGGACCTCCGCACCTCCTGGATCCTGGTGCCGCTGGCCCAGGCGCTGGTCGGGGTGCCCTTCGTCGTACGGACCATGCTGCCGGTCCTGCGGGCGGTGGACGCGCGGCTGCGCGAGGCGGCGGCGGTGCTCGGGGCCTCGCCGCTGCGGGCCTGGCGCGAGGTGGACTTCCCGCTGGTACGGCGGGCGCTGCTGGTCGCCGCCGGGTTCGCGTTCGCCGTGTCGCTGGGGGAGTTCGGCGCGACCGTGTTCATCGCGCGGCCCGACAACCCGACGCTGCCGGTGGCCGTGGCCCGGCTGCTGGGCCGGTCCGGGGAGCTCAACTACGGCCAGGCGATGGCCCTCAGCACCATCCTGATGCTCGTGTGCGCGGTGTCGCTGCTGCTGCTCGAACGCATCCGCACCGACCGATCCGGGGAGTTCTAGAAGATGCTGACGCTCGAATCGGCCACCGTCCGCTTCGGTGACCGGGCCGCGCTCGACGGGGTGGACCTGGAGGTCGCCGACCACGAGATCGTCTGTGTGCTCGGGCCGAGCGGAAGCGGCAAGTCCACCCTGCTGCGCCTGGTCGCCGGTCTCCAGGAGGCGGACGGCGGCCGGGTCCTGCTCGACGGCACCGACCAGGACGGCGTCCCGGTGCACCGGCGCGGCCTCGGCCTGATGTTCCAGGACCACCAGCTCTTCCCGCACCGGGACGTCGGCGCCAACGTCGCCTTCGGCCTGCGGATGCACGGGGCCGGCCGGGGCGAACAGGACCGCCGGGTCGCCGAACTCCTCGACCTCGTGGGCCTTCCCGGCGCCGAACGCCGCGCCGTCGCCGCGCTCTCCGGCGGCGAGCAGCAGCGTGTCGCTCTCGCCCGCGCCCTCGCGCCCCGGCCTCGCCTGCTGATGCTGGACGAGCCCCTGGGCCAGCTGGACCGCAGCCTGCGCGAACGGCTCGTCGTCGAACTGCGTGCCCTCTTCGGCCGGCTGGGTACCACCGTGCTCGCCGTCACCCACGACCAGGGCGAGGCGTTCGCGCTGGCCGACCGGGTCGTCGTGATGCGCGAGGGGCGCGTCGCCCAGGTGGGCACCCCGCTGGAGGTGTGGCAGCGGCCCGCCTCCGCCTTCGTGGCCCGTTTCCTGGGCTTCGACAACGTGGTGGAGGCGGTCGTCGAAGGGGAGGCGGCGGACACGGAGTGGGGCGAGGTGCCGGTGCCGGCCGGGTCGCCGCAGGGGGCGTGCGATCTGCTGGTGCGGCCGGCCGGGGTCCGGATCGGCGGGCCCGGGAAGGGGCTGCGCTGCGTCGTCGGCGCGCGCACGTTCCGGGGCAGCCATGTCGCCGTGACCCTGCACCCCGAGCGCGGCCCGGTGCTGGACGCCGAGTGCTCGCTGCGCGGGACGCCGGAGGAGGGTGAACGGGTCGGCGTCACCTTCGACGCCTCGGAGAGCGTGGTGCTGCCGGCCCTGTTCTGACGGGGCCGTCGCGTTTACGCCCCCGAGAGGCGGGCAAGGGCGTCGGCTGCTTCCTCGACCGTGTCGACCAGGGCGATGCGGGACTCCATCTTCCGGCCGGCGTCCAGGGTTTGCAGGAGCGGCCAGGCGGGAAGCTCGCGCGTCCAGTGGTCGTGGCCGACCAGCACCATCGGGACGGGCTCGCCGCGTGACTCGTAGTAGTTCGGGGTGGTGCTGTCGAAGATCTCCTGGACGGTGCCGGCCGCGCCGGGGAGGAATATCACGCCCGCGTTCGACCGCGCCAGCAGTCCGTCCTCGCGCAGCGCGTTGGTGAAGTACTTGGCGATGGAGCCGGCGAACGGGTTCGGCGGCTCGTGGCCGTAGAACCAGGTGGGGATCGCCACGGACGGGCCCCCGTCCGGCCAGCGCTCCCGTACCGCGAAGGCGGCCCGCGCCCAGTCGGTGACCGACGGGGTGAACGAAGGGACCTCGCCCAGCATCGCGCAGGCCTTGTCCAGCATGGCGTCCGGATGGGGTGCCGCGTACGCCCCCAGGTTGGCCGCCTCCATCGCACCCGGGCCGCCCCCGGTGGCCACCGTGAGACCGGTGCGGGCCAGGGTCCTGCCGAGGCGGGCCGCCGCCGTGTAGGCCGCGCTGCCCCGGGCCGTCGCGTGACCGCCCATCACCCCGACCACCCGGGCCCCGGCGAGCACCTCCTCCAGCGCGTCGGAGATCGCGTCGTCGTGGAGCGCCCGCAGCATCGAGGCGAACGCGTCGCCGTCCGCGCGCGTCCGCTGGAGCCAGTCGTGGGCGAGGGCGTCGGGCGTGGCCTCGTAACCGTCCCGCGCGAGCCCGTCGTAGAGCGCGTCGGGGGAGTAGAGCAGGCCCCGGTACGGGTCGAAGGGCAGGCCGGGGACGGGCGGGAAGACGAAGGCCCCGTCGGCCCGGACCTTCTTCTCGGGGCCGGACTCCATCGGGCAGCCGAGGAACACGGCTCCGGAGGTGTCGGTGGCCAGGAGGGCCGCACCCCGGTCCGTCAGGTCCACGGACTGCACACGGCGTCCGGCCAGCGAACCGGCGGCGACCGCCGCGTCGAACTCGGCGAGCGACTCGATCTCGTCGCCGGTGGTGTTCTTGTTCTCGTCCGGGCTCCGCACGGGGCTCATGCTACGAAACGCTCATCGCGGGAAACGCACGGGACCGGCCGGGCAGGATGCCGGGCCGGTCCGTTCGATGCGTGCGGTGCCACTCAGGGCGTCAGCGGCAGCGCGGCCAGTTCCGCGATCGCCCAGGTGAGCGGGGCGAAGAGCACCAGGAGCGCCGCCGCGCGCAACGCGGTCGCCGCGCGCAGCGCCGAGGCCGGGGCGCCGAGCCGCAGCAGCGCCCTGGCCGTCTCGGTGCGGGCCTGCCTGGCCTCCAGGGCCGAGGTCAGCAGCGTCGCCGTGGTGCAGCCGATGACGAGTACCGCACCCAGCGCCGTGAGCGGGCCGAAGGGGCGCGGCCCGGTCCCGTAGAGCGCGAAGGCGGCGATGACCGCCGAGAGGACCGCGCAGACGATGCCGAGCGGGCGGCCGATCCGTCGCGCCTCGTCCATCAGGACCCGGCCGGCCAGCAGGCGCACGGCTCCGGGGCGCACCGTCTGGAGCAGCCGGCCGCACAGGTAGGTCAGGCCGGGGCCCGCCGTGGCCAGGCCGATCGCCGTCAGCGTCCATCCGACGAGGACCCAGGCCGGAGTGGAGTCCAGCTTGCCGGGAAGCGGGAAGGGACTGCCGGGCGCGCCCCGGCTCGCGTACGCCTCGACGGCGAGACCGGCGGCCGTCAGGGCCACGCCCCAGGGGAGCCCGGAGGGTGGTGCGGCGGGGGCGGGGATCTCCTCCGCGGGCACCAGCTCGCCGGTGTCGTCCGCCTCGCGCGCCGCCCGGACGGGAGTCCTGCGCAGCGCCAGCGCACTGGCCGTCGCGGCCGCCACCGGCACCAGAGCCAGCAGCAGCAGGACGGCGGCGACCGGCAGGGAGGCGTCCGCGCCGAGCAGATCGGCGGCGGCACCGTCGAACGGCAGCCCGGACAGGTCGCCGCGCAGGTGCAGGAAGAAGAGCAGCGCCACGGCGGAGCCGAGGGTGCAGGAGACAGCGGTGGAGACCGCGGCGAGCACGCTGAGCCGCACCGGGCCGAGGCCCACGGCGGACAGCCCGGACCGCGGCCGGGTACTCGGGTCCGTACGGGCCACCGCGACGGCGAACTGCACGGTGGCGGCCAGCGGGACGAAGCACCACAGCAGCCGCAGCACCGAACCGGCCGAGTGGGCGGGGTGCCCGGCCGCGTAGCCGAGGGTGCACAGGAGAAGGAATCCGACCCCGGCGGAGGCGGCCGCGACCAGCAGCCGCCGCAGCAGGACCAGGGGATGGGAGCCGCGGGCTAGACGGAGAGCGAGCACGCCGCGCGGCCCTCCGGATCGGCTTCGGCGGGCAGGGCGACCGTGGAGACGCGGCGCCCGTCGAGCAGCGGCACCACGCGGTCGGCGAGCCCCGCGATCTCGGCGTCGTGCGTGGCGAGCACCACCGTGATCCCGTGCGAGCGGGCGGCGCTGGTCAGCGTCCGCAGGACATGGGTCCGGTCGATGCGGTGCAGCGTCGCGGTCGGCTCGTCGGCGAAGATCACCGAGGGGCCCGCGGCCAGCGCGCGGGCCACGGCGATCCGCTGGCGCTGGCTCTGCTGGAGGGTGTGCGGGCGCTCCTTGGCGCACATGCCGATGTCGAGGCGCTCCAGCCACTCCATGGCGGCCTTCTTGGCCTCCCGGTGCGAGGCGCCGCGCAGCAGGAGCGGGAGGGCGGTGTTCTCCCAGGTGTTCAGCTCCGGGACGAGCTGCGGTTCGGGGGCGATCCAGCCGAACTTGTCGCGGCGCAGCCGTTCGCGCAGCCTCGGCCCCATCGTGTGCACGGGAACGCTGTTGAACCAGACCTCGCCCTGCTCGGGCACGAGCTGACCGGAGAGGCAGTGCAGCAGCGTCGTCTTGCCGCTGCCGCGCGGACCGGTCACCGCGAGGATCTCGCCGTCGCGGATGCCCAGGGAGACCCCGCCGAGCGCGGGTGAGCCGTTCTGGGAGTGCTGCAGGGAACGTGCCCAGATCACATCGTTGTCCGGCGGGGCCACCATGGCGTACACCTCGGTTCAGATCAGATATCCCGTCCCCCGTACGGGGGAACGAAGAGGGGGCCGATCGGTCACTCGGCACCGTAAGGATTCGGATCGCGGTGAGCGGACAGCACGCGGCCCGGACCCGTCTCTTCCCACTCGATCGGGCGCATTCCGGCTGAGCCGGGCGTATGAGATGACCAATGGGGAAGCGCGACCGGTCGGTCAAAGGCAGGTCAAGGCGGCATGGGTCGACCGGGCGCTCGAATGATCGCCAACCAGTTCGTTTGTGGCCTCGCTCGTCGCCGCACGGGGGCGTCCGACTACGCTGGTCGTCTCACCCATTGGACTCACAAGGAGGGGTGGCCGTGACCGCCGAGGTACGCCGTCTGCGCAACTACATCAACGGGGAGTTCCGGGACGCCGCCGACGGGCGGACGATCGACGTGGTCAACCCGGTGACCGAGGAGGTCTACGCGACCTCCCCGCTCTCCGGCCCCGCCGACGTCGACGCCGCGATGGCCGCAGCGGCGGCCGCGTTCCCCGCCTGGCGCGACACCACACCGGCCGAGCGCCAGCGCGCCCTGCTCAAGATCGCGGACGCCTTCGAGGAGCGCGCCGAGGACCTCATCGCCGCCGAGTCCGAGAACACCGGCAAGCCGATCGGTCTGACCCGCACCGAAGAGATCCCGCCCATGGTGGACCAGATCCGCTTCTTCGCGGGCGCCGCGCGGCTGCTGGAGGGGCGCTCGGCCGGCGAGTACATGGAAGGCCTGACCTCCATCGTGCGGCGCGAGCCGGTCGGCGTCTGCGCGCAGGTCGCGCCGTGGAACTACCCGATGATGATGGCCGTCTGGAAGTTCGCCCCGGCGCTCGCCGCGGGCAACACCGTCGTCATCAAGCCGTCCGACACCACGCCGGCGTCCACCGTGCTGATCGCGGAGATCATCGGGCAGCTCCTGCCCAAGGGCGTCTTCAACGTCATCTGCGGCGACCGTGACACCGGCCGTGCGATGGTCGAGCACCGGACCCCGGCGATGGCCTCCATCACCGGCTCGGTGCGGGCCGGCATGCAGGTCGCCGAGTCGGCCGCCAAGGACGTCAAGCGGGTCCACCTGGAGCTCGGCGGCAAGGCGCCCGTCGTCGTCTTCGAGGACACCGACCTCGCGAAGGCCGTCGAGGACATCTCGGTCGCGGGCTACTTCAACGCCGGCCAGGACTGCACGGCGGCCACCCGCGTGCTCGTCCACGAGTCCATCCACGACGAGTTCGTCACCGCGCTCGCCAAGGCCGCCGCCGACACGAAGACCGGGCAGCCGGACGACGAGGACGTGCTCTACGGCCCGCTCAACAACGCCAACCAGCTGGCCCAGGTCAGCGGCTTCATCGAGCGCCTTCCCGCCCACGCCCGGGTCGAGGCGGGCGGCCACCGGGTCGGTGACCAGGGCTACTTCTACGCCCCGACCGTCGTCTCCGGGCTCAAGCAGGACGACGAGATCATCCAGAACGAGGTCTTCGGCCCGGTCATCACCGTCCAGTCGTTCCGGGACGAAGCCCAGGCGGTGGAGTGGGCGAACGGCGTCGACTACGCCCTGGCCTCCTCGGTGTGGACCAAGGACCACGCGCGCGCCATGCGGATGTCGAAGAACCTCGACTTCGGGTGCGTCTGGATCAACACCCACATCCCGCTCGTCGCCGAGATGCCGCACGGCGGTTTCAAGAAGTCCGGCTACGGCAAGGACCTCTCGGCCTACGGCTTCGAGGACTACACCCGCATCAAGCACGTCATGACCTCCATCGAGGGCTGAGCCACCACCTCCGTGGCCCTGTGCGAACCGGCCGGTCCGCACAGGGCCACGGGCGTTCCGCCCAGCGCCACGGGCGTTCCGCCCAGCGCCGGGGGCGGCGTAAAGAGCCGGTAAATGCGGGCGTACGCTGCGGACATGAGCGAGCGACGCGCCTTGCGACGGCGTATACGCGTGTGGTTGGTCGTCTTCATCGTCTGTCTGGTTCTGAGCGGGCTGACCGCCTTCCCGCTCGTCCACGAACTGCGGTGGACCGAGGATCTCCTGACGTCCTCGGCCTCTCCCGTCCCCGAGCACTTCCCCGGTCTGCTGGAGTGGATCACCCGCGTCCGCACCGGCCTCGACGAGGCCGACGCCCGGTACCCCTTCGTGCTGTACGGCACCGACTGGCTGGCCTTCGCCCACCTGGTCATCGCGGTCGCCTTCTACGGCCCCTTCCGCGACCCGGTCCGCAACATCTGGGTGATCGAGTTCGGCATGATCGCCTGCGCCGGGATCATCCCGCTCGCGCTGATCTGCGGCCCGATCCGCGACATCCCCTTCTGGTGGTCGGTCATCGACATGTCGTTCGGCGTCTTCGGTGTGATCCCGCTGCTGATCGTGCACCGCATGATCAAGCGCCTCGAAACCCTGGAGCGCGAGCCGGATCCGGCGCCGGAGCCGGTGGCCGCCTGACTCAGCCGGCCGACGGCGCCCCGAAGACCGTGGACACCACGCCCATGACCAGGGCGTTCTCCCCCTGGGCCTTCGCGTCCGTGGAGTTGATGCTGTAGACGAGGGTGCGGGAGAGATCGCGGGTGGCGCCGATCCCCGTGTTGTAGCCCCAGCGGCCGCCGGTCTTGCCCCAGACCCGGCGGCCGCCCAGCTCCCAGGCGGACAGGCCGGCGCTGAACGCGGGTGCCCTGCCGGTCTCGAAGTCACGCACCGAGGGGTCCGGCAGCGTGAACATCTCCTCCAGCAGCGGGCCGCGCACCACCCGGCCCCGGAACAGTGCGGTCAGGAAGCGCTCCAGGTCGGTGGTGGTGGAGATGATGTCCCCCGCCGCCCAGCCGTCGGTCGCGCCCCACACGCTGACGTCCCGCAGACCCGTGGTGCCGTCCTCCAGCCTCATGCGCTGGTACCCGTGGTTGTGCGGGTCGTGGATACGGGGATCGGAGCCGGGGAACGACGTGTCGCGCAGACCCAGCGGGGCCAGGACGCGCCGGGACACCTCGGCCTCGTAGGTGTGCCCGGTGACCTTCTCGATCAGCAGCCCGGCCACCGTGTAGTTGATGTTGAGGTAGTGCTGCCGCGTCCCCGCCGGGAACTCGCGCTCCTTGGCCGTGGCCGAGGCGACCAGCTCGCGCGCGTCGAAGCGGTGGAAGCGGTTGGCGTACCACTCCTCCACCGTGTCGCCCGGGAAGTCGGCCGACGGCAGCCCGCTGGTGTGGTTCAGCAACTGGCGTACGGTGACCGTCCCGTACGCGGCGGGGATCAGCTCCGGCAGATAGGAGCGCACCGGGCGGTCCAGGCTCAGCCTGTGCTCGGTGGCGAGCTGGAGGACGGTCGCCGCGGTGAAGACCTTGGTCACCGA is a genomic window of Streptomyces sp. NBC_00708 containing:
- a CDS encoding ABC transporter ATP-binding protein encodes the protein MLTLESATVRFGDRAALDGVDLEVADHEIVCVLGPSGSGKSTLLRLVAGLQEADGGRVLLDGTDQDGVPVHRRGLGLMFQDHQLFPHRDVGANVAFGLRMHGAGRGEQDRRVAELLDLVGLPGAERRAVAALSGGEQQRVALARALAPRPRLLMLDEPLGQLDRSLRERLVVELRALFGRLGTTVLAVTHDQGEAFALADRVVVMREGRVAQVGTPLEVWQRPASAFVARFLGFDNVVEAVVEGEAADTEWGEVPVPAGSPQGACDLLVRPAGVRIGGPGKGLRCVVGARTFRGSHVAVTLHPERGPVLDAECSLRGTPEEGERVGVTFDASESVVLPALF
- a CDS encoding LOG family protein, giving the protein MSPVRSPDENKNTTGDEIESLAEFDAAVAAGSLAGRRVQSVDLTDRGAALLATDTSGAVFLGCPMESGPEKKVRADGAFVFPPVPGLPFDPYRGLLYSPDALYDGLARDGYEATPDALAHDWLQRTRADGDAFASMLRALHDDAISDALEEVLAGARVVGVMGGHATARGSAAYTAAARLGRTLARTGLTVATGGGPGAMEAANLGAYAAPHPDAMLDKACAMLGEVPSFTPSVTDWARAAFAVRERWPDGGPSVAIPTWFYGHEPPNPFAGSIAKYFTNALREDGLLARSNAGVIFLPGAAGTVQEIFDSTTPNYYESRGEPVPMVLVGHDHWTRELPAWPLLQTLDAGRKMESRIALVDTVEEAADALARLSGA
- a CDS encoding ATP-binding cassette domain-containing protein — translated: MVAPPDNDVIWARSLQHSQNGSPALGGVSLGIRDGEILAVTGPRGSGKTTLLHCLSGQLVPEQGEVWFNSVPVHTMGPRLRERLRRDKFGWIAPEPQLVPELNTWENTALPLLLRGASHREAKKAAMEWLERLDIGMCAKERPHTLQQSQRQRIAVARALAAGPSVIFADEPTATLHRIDRTHVLRTLTSAARSHGITVVLATHDAEIAGLADRVVPLLDGRRVSTVALPAEADPEGRAACSLSV
- a CDS encoding gamma-aminobutyraldehyde dehydrogenase gives rise to the protein MTAEVRRLRNYINGEFRDAADGRTIDVVNPVTEEVYATSPLSGPADVDAAMAAAAAAFPAWRDTTPAERQRALLKIADAFEERAEDLIAAESENTGKPIGLTRTEEIPPMVDQIRFFAGAARLLEGRSAGEYMEGLTSIVRREPVGVCAQVAPWNYPMMMAVWKFAPALAAGNTVVIKPSDTTPASTVLIAEIIGQLLPKGVFNVICGDRDTGRAMVEHRTPAMASITGSVRAGMQVAESAAKDVKRVHLELGGKAPVVVFEDTDLAKAVEDISVAGYFNAGQDCTAATRVLVHESIHDEFVTALAKAAADTKTGQPDDEDVLYGPLNNANQLAQVSGFIERLPAHARVEAGGHRVGDQGYFYAPTVVSGLKQDDEIIQNEVFGPVITVQSFRDEAQAVEWANGVDYALASSVWTKDHARAMRMSKNLDFGCVWINTHIPLVAEMPHGGFKKSGYGKDLSAYGFEDYTRIKHVMTSIEG
- a CDS encoding beta-lactamase family protein, giving the protein MNARIRRTVLAAALVTGIAAGAAGPALAAGAPAPGRTHTTSPATARTDTGALSDLIAGLPDEGATAALIRLGGAEGAWRGSAGVHDLVTKRPADPDARFRAGSVTKVFTAATVLQLATEHRLSLDRPVRSYLPELIPAAYGTVTVRQLLNHTSGLPSADFPGDTVEEWYANRFHRFDARELVASATAKEREFPAGTRQHYLNINYTVAGLLIEKVTGHTYEAEVSRRVLAPLGLRDTSFPGSDPRIHDPHNHGYQRMRLEDGTTGLRDVSVWGATDGWAAGDIISTTTDLERFLTALFRGRVVRGPLLEEMFTLPDPSVRDFETGRAPAFSAGLSAWELGGRRVWGKTGGRWGYNTGIGATRDLSRTLVYSINSTDAKAQGENALVMGVVSTVFGAPSAG